In Methylomonas sp. MK1, the following are encoded in one genomic region:
- the pdxA gene encoding 4-hydroxythreonine-4-phosphate dehydrogenase PdxA, whose product MSIPRIALTPGEPAGVGPDLCIQLAQQESACQLVAIADPELLKQRADQLGLPLTIQLFDIDQAANKQPASTITVLPISLSEPAVCGRLNPANSRYVLETIRQATLGCMSGAFAGIVTGPVHKGAINDAGIPFSGHTEFIAELTGGTPVMMLATTGLRVALATTHLPLSEVSAAITPDSLATVIRLLDRDLRHRFAIDKPKILVCGLNPHAGESGHLGHEEIDTIEPTLETLRCEGINLYGPLPADTLFTPKYLETADAVLAMYHDQGLPVLKYKGFGQAVNITLGLPIVRTSVDHGTALELAGTGKANLGSLQFALQTALDMIPHLKN is encoded by the coding sequence ATGTCCATACCTCGCATCGCCTTGACCCCAGGCGAACCGGCCGGCGTGGGTCCGGACTTATGCATACAGCTGGCGCAGCAAGAATCGGCTTGCCAACTCGTCGCCATTGCCGACCCGGAATTATTAAAGCAACGGGCGGATCAACTCGGCTTGCCGCTTACAATTCAACTTTTCGACATCGATCAAGCAGCCAACAAACAGCCAGCCAGCACAATAACCGTATTGCCAATCAGCTTAAGCGAGCCGGCTGTTTGTGGACGACTCAATCCCGCCAATAGCCGATACGTGCTGGAAACCATTCGCCAGGCCACCTTGGGCTGCATGAGCGGCGCGTTTGCCGGAATAGTTACCGGCCCAGTGCATAAAGGCGCGATCAACGACGCCGGCATTCCGTTCAGCGGACACACCGAGTTTATCGCCGAACTGACCGGCGGCACTCCTGTCATGATGCTAGCGACAACCGGCCTGCGCGTCGCTTTGGCGACCACTCATTTACCGTTGTCAGAGGTTAGCGCGGCAATCACCCCGGATTCACTGGCAACAGTTATCCGCTTGCTGGACCGCGATCTAAGGCACCGCTTTGCGATAGACAAACCGAAAATATTGGTGTGCGGCCTGAATCCGCATGCCGGCGAAAGCGGTCATCTGGGCCACGAGGAAATCGACACCATCGAGCCTACGTTGGAAACTCTGCGCTGCGAAGGCATCAACCTTTACGGCCCGTTACCCGCCGACACATTATTTACCCCAAAGTACCTGGAAACCGCCGACGCCGTATTGGCGATGTATCACGATCAAGGCCTGCCGGTACTAAAATACAAAGGCTTCGGCCAAGCCGTGAATATCACCCTCGGCTTACCCATCGTCCGCACCTCGGTAGACCACGGCACCGCTCTGGAGCTGGCCGGCACCGGCAAAGCCAATCTCGGTAGTTTGCAGTTTGCGTTGCAGACTGCGCTGGATATGATTCCTCACTTAAAAAATTAA
- a CDS encoding aspartate-semialdehyde dehydrogenase, whose product MSKTYDVAVVGATGAVGETMIAILEERNFPVGKVYALASERSAGKRIPFKDGSLVVEDLATFDFSKVQIGLFSPGASVSAEYAPKAAAAGCVVIDNTSQFRYDDDIPLVVPEVNPERVADYKNRGIIANPNCSTIQMLVALKPIYDAVGISRINVATYQAVSGTGKEAIEELATQTANLLNAKPVTPSVYPKQIAFNVLPQIDVFMDNGYTKEEMKMVWETRKILGDADIQVNPTAVRVPVFFGHSEAVHIETKQKISAEQVRELLAAAPGVTLLDERENGGYPTAVTESSGNDDVFVGRIREDISHPTGIDLWVVSDNVRKGAALNSVQIAEVLVKSYI is encoded by the coding sequence ATGTCTAAAACTTATGATGTAGCAGTCGTCGGCGCCACGGGTGCGGTCGGCGAAACCATGATTGCCATCCTGGAAGAACGTAATTTTCCGGTTGGCAAAGTCTATGCCTTGGCTAGCGAGCGCTCGGCTGGCAAACGCATCCCATTTAAAGATGGTTCGTTGGTCGTTGAAGATTTGGCGACGTTCGATTTTTCTAAAGTGCAGATTGGCCTGTTTTCGCCCGGCGCGTCCGTTTCCGCCGAGTATGCACCCAAAGCTGCCGCCGCTGGCTGCGTGGTCATCGATAACACCTCGCAATTTCGCTACGACGACGACATTCCATTGGTAGTGCCCGAAGTTAATCCGGAAAGAGTCGCCGACTACAAAAATCGCGGCATTATTGCCAACCCGAATTGCTCGACTATCCAAATGTTGGTGGCCTTGAAACCAATCTACGATGCCGTCGGTATCAGCCGCATCAATGTTGCCACCTATCAAGCCGTTTCCGGCACCGGTAAGGAAGCAATCGAGGAACTGGCGACGCAAACCGCCAACCTGCTGAACGCCAAACCGGTGACACCTAGCGTGTATCCCAAGCAGATTGCTTTCAATGTGTTGCCGCAAATCGACGTGTTTATGGACAACGGCTACACCAAGGAAGAAATGAAAATGGTCTGGGAAACTCGAAAAATCCTGGGCGATGCCGATATCCAAGTTAATCCGACCGCAGTTCGAGTACCGGTGTTTTTCGGGCACTCGGAAGCCGTGCATATCGAAACTAAACAGAAAATCTCCGCAGAGCAGGTTCGCGAACTATTGGCCGCAGCCCCCGGCGTCACTTTGTTGGACGAGCGCGAGAACGGCGGCTATCCAACCGCAGTTACTGAATCGTCTGGTAATGACGACGTGTTTGTCGGCAGAATTCGCGAGGACATTTCGCATCCGACCGGTATCGATCTGTGGGTCGTTAGCGATAACGTCAGAAAAGGTGCTGCGCTTAACAGTGTGCAAATAGCCGAAGTGCTGGTAAAAAGCTATATCTAG
- a CDS encoding c-type cytochrome, with protein sequence MRYCWLLIGLLSTCAVAEQPNLQRQQELLNMLKHDCGSCHGLPPKGGLGPSLMPEALADKSDALLADAIQNGRAGTAMPPWKSFLTVDETAWLIQRLRQP encoded by the coding sequence ATGCGTTATTGCTGGCTGTTGATCGGTTTGCTATCCACCTGTGCCGTTGCGGAACAACCCAATCTGCAACGGCAGCAGGAGCTGTTGAATATGCTCAAGCATGATTGTGGTTCCTGTCACGGCCTGCCGCCGAAAGGCGGCTTGGGGCCATCGTTGATGCCGGAAGCATTGGCTGACAAAAGCGACGCGCTATTGGCGGATGCGATTCAGAACGGTCGAGCAGGCACGGCTATGCCGCCGTGGAAGAGTTTTCTGACTGTAGATGAAACTGCTTGGCTGATTCAACGCTTACGGCAACCTTAG
- a CDS encoding c-type cytochrome: MKMTPFIVTLLAGVFAAGSVQATSLYVGQAKAGAVCAQCHGIRMPSADAPFPPLGGRDSEYLKTAIKQYRDKTRKSDIMNAIAGSLTDAEINDIAAYYGSVKP, from the coding sequence ATGAAGATGACTCCTTTTATTGTGACGCTGTTGGCGGGGGTGTTCGCCGCCGGTAGCGTTCAGGCGACTAGTCTGTATGTCGGTCAAGCCAAGGCAGGCGCGGTGTGTGCGCAATGTCACGGTATCCGGATGCCCAGCGCCGATGCGCCGTTCCCACCGTTAGGCGGTCGCGATTCCGAGTATTTGAAAACCGCGATCAAACAATATCGCGACAAGACGCGGAAATCCGACATCATGAACGCGATTGCCGGTTCTTTGACCGACGCGGAAATCAACGACATAGCCGCGTATTACGGCAGCGTTAAACCCTAG
- the rsmA gene encoding 16S rRNA (adenine(1518)-N(6)/adenine(1519)-N(6))-dimethyltransferase RsmA, with protein sequence MTHTARKRFGQNFLHDHSIIYNILASAHPVAGEHWVEIGPGLGALTLPLLESGAKLDVVELDRDLVSRLQKQFAGHSNLTVHSADALKFDFAALAQAGEKLRIIGNLPYNISTPLMFHLLETTDCVEDMLFMLQKEVVDRICAEPGSKKYGRLSVMMQYYCETELLFDVPPESFDPIPQVMSAIVRLTPHAQPPVEIPDLKSFSQLVTQAFSQRRKTIRNSLKNFISEQQIIDLGIDANLRAESISLAEFALLSTHSQANTAS encoded by the coding sequence ATGACCCACACCGCCCGCAAACGCTTCGGCCAGAATTTTCTGCACGATCACAGCATTATTTACAACATTCTAGCCAGTGCCCATCCGGTAGCAGGCGAACATTGGGTGGAAATCGGCCCCGGTCTCGGCGCGTTGACCCTGCCTTTATTGGAGTCCGGCGCTAAACTCGATGTCGTCGAATTGGATCGAGATTTGGTCAGCCGCTTGCAAAAACAGTTTGCCGGCCACAGCAATTTAACCGTGCATAGCGCGGATGCGTTGAAGTTCGATTTTGCCGCGCTGGCGCAAGCCGGCGAGAAGCTACGCATCATCGGCAACCTGCCTTACAACATTTCCACACCGCTGATGTTTCATCTCCTGGAGACCACCGACTGCGTCGAAGACATGCTGTTCATGCTGCAAAAAGAAGTGGTAGACAGGATTTGTGCGGAGCCCGGCAGCAAGAAATACGGCCGCCTGAGCGTGATGATGCAGTATTACTGCGAAACGGAATTACTGTTCGACGTGCCGCCGGAAAGTTTCGACCCGATTCCGCAAGTCATGTCGGCCATTGTCCGCCTGACCCCGCACGCACAGCCGCCGGTCGAGATTCCGGACCTGAAAAGCTTTAGCCAATTGGTGACTCAAGCCTTTTCGCAGCGCCGTAAAACCATCCGCAATTCGCTGAAAAACTTCATCTCCGAGCAGCAGATTATCGATCTGGGAATCGACGCCAATCTGCGCGCGGAATCGATCAGTCTCGCCGAGTTCGCCCTGCTCAGCACTCACAGCCAAGCAAACACCGCCAGTTAA
- a CDS encoding MarR family winged helix-turn-helix transcriptional regulator: protein MQQTDIYELIECMTTLIRSEERKKCTELGLQPVHFQVLNYLSRCNKYSNTPAAVANYLGMTRGTVSQSLIILEKKGYIGKTPDANDKRVVHLQLLPDGAAILKQARPSDLFHSATSILQSSDSPPSDANVFQQALTALQKANHSQSFGVCKTCRNFSEKDGGFFCQLTQEKLSTDDSEQICQEHNPV from the coding sequence ATGCAACAAACTGATATTTACGAACTTATTGAGTGCATGACCACCTTGATCCGTTCCGAGGAACGGAAAAAATGTACGGAACTGGGCTTGCAGCCAGTACACTTTCAAGTGCTCAATTACCTCTCGCGCTGCAACAAATACAGTAATACGCCTGCTGCTGTCGCCAACTACTTAGGTATGACGCGCGGCACGGTATCGCAATCGCTAATTATTCTGGAAAAGAAAGGTTATATCGGCAAAACGCCGGATGCCAACGACAAGCGCGTAGTGCATTTGCAGTTGCTGCCCGATGGCGCGGCGATACTAAAACAAGCCCGGCCTTCGGATTTATTCCACAGCGCCACTTCTATCTTGCAAAGCAGCGATTCGCCGCCGTCAGACGCCAATGTTTTCCAACAAGCCTTGACTGCCCTGCAAAAAGCCAACCACTCGCAGTCGTTTGGCGTGTGCAAAACTTGCCGCAACTTCAGCGAAAAAGACGGCGGTTTTTTCTGCCAGCTTACCCAGGAGAAGCTCAGCACAGACGATAGCGAACAAATTTGCCAGGAACACAACCCTGTCTAG
- the leuB gene encoding 3-isopropylmalate dehydrogenase: MPKKIAVLAGDGIGPEIVAEAIKVLSFLNTDMNLGLVFENALIGGAAYDAFGTPLPQTTLNLCKNADAVLLGAVGGPKWEPLAHAIRPERGLLGIRSELNLFSNLRPAILYPQLVDASTLKPEVVSGLDLMIVRELTGGIYFGQPRGVHVAENGEKVGINTKIYSESEIRRIAHSAFKIAQKRHKKLCSVDKANVLEVTELWRSVMTEVSKEYPDVQLSHMYVDNAAMQLVRAPKQFDVIVTSNMFGDILSDIAAMLTGSIGMLPSASLDANAKGMYEPIHGSAPDIAGQGIANPLATILSVAMMLRYTFNQPEAAERIERAVNTALDSKVRTADIYSEGMIKVSTSGMGDAVLNALKG, from the coding sequence ATGCCCAAAAAAATTGCAGTTCTGGCCGGCGACGGCATCGGACCGGAAATTGTCGCCGAAGCGATCAAAGTATTGAGTTTTCTGAATACCGACATGAACTTGGGTTTGGTATTCGAAAACGCTTTGATTGGCGGCGCCGCTTACGACGCTTTCGGTACGCCGCTGCCGCAAACCACGCTGAATCTCTGCAAAAACGCCGACGCTGTTTTACTAGGTGCGGTTGGCGGACCTAAATGGGAACCGCTAGCGCATGCGATACGTCCGGAGCGCGGCTTATTGGGTATTCGCTCCGAGCTAAATCTATTTTCCAATCTACGTCCGGCGATTTTGTATCCGCAATTGGTTGACGCTTCGACCTTGAAACCGGAAGTGGTCTCGGGTCTGGACCTGATGATCGTCCGCGAATTGACCGGGGGCATTTATTTCGGCCAGCCGCGCGGCGTGCATGTCGCTGAAAACGGCGAGAAAGTGGGCATCAATACCAAGATTTACAGCGAATCGGAAATCCGCCGCATCGCGCATTCCGCGTTCAAAATTGCGCAAAAACGCCACAAAAAATTGTGCTCGGTAGATAAAGCCAATGTGCTGGAAGTGACCGAATTGTGGCGTAGCGTGATGACCGAAGTGAGCAAAGAATACCCCGACGTGCAACTGAGTCATATGTATGTCGACAACGCGGCGATGCAATTGGTGCGGGCACCGAAGCAATTCGATGTGATCGTTACCAGCAATATGTTCGGCGACATTCTGTCCGACATCGCGGCGATGCTGACCGGCTCTATCGGCATGTTGCCGTCGGCTTCATTGGATGCTAATGCCAAGGGCATGTATGAACCGATTCACGGTTCGGCACCGGACATTGCCGGCCAGGGTATCGCCAATCCATTGGCAACCATTCTGTCGGTGGCGATGATGCTGCGTTATACATTTAATCAGCCGGAAGCCGCCGAACGTATAGAACGCGCGGTGAATACCGCACTGGACAGTAAAGTCAGAACCGCGGACATTTACTCGGAAGGCATGATCAAGGTCAGCACTTCCGGCATGGGCGATGCCGTACTCAACGCCTTAAAAGGATAA
- the adk gene encoding adenylate kinase — protein MRIILLGSPGSGKGTQAQFITEKFAIPQISTGDMLRAAVRAGTPLGIEAKKVMDAGGLVSDEIILGLIKERIAQDDCKNGFLLDGFPRTIAQAEGLAKMGVELDHVIEIAVDDEEIIKRMSGRRVHMASGRTYHVVFNPPKQEGLDDVTGEPLIQRDDDKEETVRKRLSVYHEQTKPLVGFYSATAPGVALSPASMQSSAPGQNAKFASIAGVGSVSDITTKLLAILG, from the coding sequence ATGCGCATTATCCTGTTAGGCAGCCCGGGTTCGGGTAAAGGCACCCAAGCCCAGTTCATCACGGAAAAATTTGCGATTCCGCAAATTTCCACCGGAGACATGCTGCGCGCCGCCGTCCGCGCAGGCACCCCACTGGGTATTGAAGCCAAAAAAGTCATGGATGCCGGCGGCCTGGTGTCCGACGAGATTATCCTGGGACTGATTAAGGAACGCATAGCCCAGGACGACTGCAAAAACGGCTTTTTGCTGGACGGCTTTCCACGCACTATCGCTCAGGCTGAAGGTTTGGCGAAAATGGGCGTGGAACTGGATCATGTGATCGAAATCGCCGTGGACGACGAGGAAATCATCAAACGCATGAGCGGCAGACGCGTGCACATGGCGTCCGGCCGCACCTATCACGTAGTGTTCAATCCGCCGAAACAGGAAGGCTTGGACGATGTTACCGGCGAGCCTTTGATCCAACGCGACGATGACAAGGAAGAAACGGTGCGCAAACGCCTGAGCGTCTATCACGAGCAAACCAAACCGTTGGTCGGCTTTTATTCGGCAACCGCTCCCGGCGTTGCCCTATCTCCTGCATCCATGCAGTCGTCCGCGCCCGGTCAAAACGCTAAATTCGCTTCGATTGCCGGCGTCGGCTCGGTCAGCGACATTACCACTAAATTGCTCGCCATTTTGGGCTAA
- the leuD gene encoding 3-isopropylmalate dehydratase small subunit, giving the protein MKAFTTLTALVAPLDRANIDTDAIIPKQFLKSIRRAGFGPFLFDEWRYLDRGEPEMDCTNRPLNKDFVLNQAQYQGAQILLTRENFGCGSSREHAPWALEDFGFRAIIAPSFADIFFNNCFKNGILPIVLPAETVDQLFQEVVDGYQLTIDLQAQNITTPSGQNIGFTVDENRRFRLLNGLDDIALSLQHADKIKSYEAERAKRAPWLFKDA; this is encoded by the coding sequence ATGAAAGCTTTTACTACCTTGACCGCTTTGGTTGCGCCCTTGGACAGAGCGAATATCGATACCGATGCGATCATCCCCAAACAATTTTTGAAATCGATCCGCCGCGCTGGCTTCGGTCCTTTTTTATTCGACGAATGGCGTTATCTGGATAGAGGCGAACCGGAAATGGATTGCACCAACCGGCCCTTAAACAAAGACTTCGTCCTCAATCAGGCACAATATCAAGGCGCGCAAATCCTCCTGACCCGCGAAAACTTTGGCTGTGGCTCCTCGCGCGAACATGCGCCTTGGGCACTGGAAGACTTCGGTTTCCGGGCGATTATCGCCCCGAGTTTTGCTGACATATTCTTTAACAACTGCTTCAAGAATGGCATTTTGCCCATCGTGTTGCCAGCTGAAACGGTCGACCAGTTATTCCAGGAAGTCGTAGACGGTTACCAGCTGACCATCGATTTGCAAGCGCAAAACATCACCACGCCCAGCGGTCAGAACATTGGGTTTACCGTCGATGAAAACCGCCGCTTCCGCCTGCTGAATGGTCTGGACGATATTGCGCTGTCGTTACAACACGCCGACAAAATTAAAAGCTATGAAGCTGAGCGCGCCAAACGCGCCCCGTGGTTGTTCAAAGACGCGTAA
- a CDS encoding nitrite reductase, with the protein MKNTIKMLNKSLLASSIAMLLSSGVVMAKSDDFHKLYQDNCASCHGSDHGGYLAPALNSATLKGRSPTALRTIVMAGSFDTLMPPFYGKLDDDQIRGVIKHLQETPKQPNPAWTIDDMKKSLKVYVKDESTLPAKPTFQIDDKFENLIGVAARGKYGRGEGSKAIFINSSTHQKVGEVPTGTAAHIIDFNPANPRWAYVKTDTAEIFKVDLYSMQAVRSIKTGWNGPGMGVSRDGKYIMAGSFVPHNAVILNADTLEPLKTFELEGIDPDGKHVSSDSGMIIGTPYADIFAIALENAGQVWVIDLNKEGFPVTRIENVGRHLHDAFLTHGGKKLMIASYDDSIVAAIDLEKREIIKKLEAGCVPHVGGGSAVKVDGRTLGFGTNFGDCDKTVVSVWDLDKMEVVKQVPVSGGTESPAAHANAPYVAVDIISKDRRARTVQLIDKKTLEVVKTLDVGGHAYFPEYSADGKFLYISAGYNGDEVVVYDSNTLQKVATVPMESPAGIFSRGRVKYMTRGLSPDEMEQSK; encoded by the coding sequence ATGAAAAATACTATAAAAATGCTGAATAAATCCCTACTGGCGAGTTCTATCGCCATGCTGTTGTCATCCGGAGTGGTGATGGCAAAATCTGACGATTTTCACAAACTCTACCAAGACAACTGTGCCAGTTGCCACGGTTCCGATCACGGCGGTTATCTGGCGCCAGCGCTGAACTCGGCTACCTTGAAAGGCCGCAGTCCCACCGCATTGCGTACCATCGTGATGGCTGGCAGCTTCGATACCTTGATGCCTCCGTTCTATGGCAAACTCGATGACGACCAAATTCGCGGCGTGATTAAACACCTGCAAGAAACCCCCAAACAGCCCAATCCGGCCTGGACGATCGACGATATGAAAAAGTCGCTGAAAGTCTATGTCAAGGACGAAAGCACGCTGCCGGCCAAGCCGACTTTCCAAATCGACGATAAATTCGAAAACCTGATCGGCGTCGCGGCGCGCGGTAAATACGGTCGTGGCGAAGGCTCCAAAGCGATCTTTATTAATAGCTCCACGCATCAAAAAGTCGGCGAAGTGCCCACCGGCACCGCTGCGCATATTATCGATTTCAACCCGGCCAATCCGCGCTGGGCTTATGTAAAAACCGATACCGCCGAGATTTTTAAGGTGGATTTATATTCCATGCAAGCGGTGCGCAGCATCAAAACCGGCTGGAACGGCCCAGGCATGGGCGTATCGCGCGATGGTAAATACATCATGGCCGGTTCTTTCGTACCGCATAATGCCGTGATTCTGAATGCCGATACGCTGGAGCCTTTAAAAACCTTTGAATTAGAAGGCATAGATCCGGACGGTAAACACGTTTCTTCCGACTCAGGCATGATCATCGGCACGCCCTATGCGGACATTTTCGCGATTGCGCTGGAAAATGCCGGCCAGGTTTGGGTTATCGATTTGAATAAGGAAGGTTTCCCGGTCACTCGGATCGAGAACGTCGGCCGGCATTTGCATGATGCTTTCCTAACGCACGGTGGCAAAAAATTGATGATTGCCTCTTACGACGACAGCATCGTGGCGGCCATCGATCTGGAAAAACGCGAGATTATCAAAAAACTGGAAGCCGGTTGCGTACCGCACGTGGGCGGTGGTTCTGCGGTGAAAGTGGATGGCCGGACCTTGGGCTTTGGTACCAATTTCGGCGATTGCGATAAAACCGTGGTCAGCGTTTGGGATTTGGACAAAATGGAAGTCGTCAAACAAGTACCGGTTTCCGGCGGCACCGAATCACCGGCTGCACATGCCAACGCGCCTTATGTCGCAGTGGACATCATCAGTAAGGACAGACGCGCCCGCACCGTGCAATTGATCGATAAAAAAACCTTGGAAGTGGTTAAAACCCTGGATGTTGGTGGTCACGCCTACTTCCCGGAATATAGTGCCGACGGCAAATTCTTGTATATCAGCGCCGGCTATAACGGTGACGAAGTGGTGGTTTACGACTCCAACACCTTGCAAAAAGTCGCTACCGTGCCAATGGAAAGCCCGGCGGGCATTTTTTCCCGCGGCCGGGTTAAATACATGACGCGCGGCTTGTCGCCTGACGAAATGGAGCAATCAAAATGA
- a CDS encoding cold shock domain-containing protein produces the protein MADSTLTATLDSISVQKGILKRWIDDKGYGFIAPDDGGDDVFFHISSLRGAIRRPVESDIVYFDVIIDLTGQKRAVGVTIEGMQSVFSERRLVKLVPIAPRKNANKPQPYKARAYRHKNSNYRSVFSSIVIAVLVVGFAVNKFKSRETTISLSQPATEVSHQALEQPEIQVSKRFTCEGKTRCTQMTSCEEAMFYLNNCPGSVTDGDNDGRPCEDQWCGH, from the coding sequence TTGGCTGATTCAACGCTTACGGCAACCTTAGATTCGATTAGTGTGCAAAAAGGTATTTTAAAACGTTGGATCGATGATAAAGGGTATGGTTTTATTGCGCCCGACGATGGCGGTGATGATGTGTTTTTTCATATATCATCGTTGAGAGGTGCAATCCGACGGCCGGTTGAAAGCGACATAGTTTATTTCGATGTAATCATCGACCTAACAGGCCAAAAAAGAGCCGTTGGCGTTACTATCGAAGGGATGCAAAGCGTATTCTCGGAGCGGAGGCTCGTGAAGCTAGTCCCAATAGCTCCGCGAAAAAATGCAAATAAACCCCAACCTTATAAGGCTCGTGCTTATAGGCATAAAAACAGCAATTATCGATCGGTATTTAGTTCTATTGTTATTGCAGTGCTTGTCGTTGGATTTGCGGTTAATAAATTTAAAAGTCGTGAGACTACTATTTCTTTGTCGCAGCCGGCCACTGAGGTCAGTCATCAGGCGCTAGAACAGCCTGAAATACAGGTTTCTAAGAGATTTACATGTGAAGGCAAAACGCGGTGCACGCAAATGACTTCATGCGAAGAAGCAATGTTTTATTTGAATAATTGTCCTGGCAGTGTGACGGATGGTGACAATGATGGGCGGCCCTGCGAAGACCAATGGTGTGGGCATTAA
- the leuC gene encoding 3-isopropylmalate dehydratase large subunit encodes MAGKTLYDKLWDDHVVHTEDDGSCLIYIDRQLLHEVTSPQAFDGLRLSGRQPWRIARNLAVADHNVPTTDRDKGIADPVSRLQVETLENNCKEYGITEFDMADIRQGIVHVIGPEQGATLPGMTIVCGDSHTSTHGASAALAFGIGTSEVEHALATQCLVQKKAKNMLIKVNGKTGPGVTAKDIVLAIIGQIGTAGGNGYTIEFGGDAIWSLSMEGRMTVCNMAIEAGARAGLIAVDDITIDYYQGRPYAPKGDDWNMAVRYWQNLRSDSYSGDLFDKVIDIDAAAIKPQVSWGTSPEMVVAVDANVPDPAQESDPVKRQSIERALHYMGLQAGQKITDIKLDKVFIGSCTNSRIEDLRAAAAVIKGRKKAASVKQVLIVPGSGLIKQQAEAEGLDKIFTAADFEWRDPGCSMCLAMNADRLEAGEHCASTSNRNFEGRQGYGGRTHLVSPAMAAAAAIAGHFVNIAEEVA; translated from the coding sequence ATGGCTGGTAAAACCTTATACGACAAACTCTGGGACGACCACGTCGTCCATACCGAAGACGACGGCTCCTGCCTGATCTATATCGACAGACAATTGCTGCACGAAGTGACTTCGCCGCAAGCTTTCGACGGCTTACGCCTGTCCGGTCGCCAACCTTGGCGCATCGCCAGAAACCTGGCGGTTGCTGATCACAACGTACCCACGACCGACCGCGACAAAGGCATCGCTGATCCGGTTTCAAGATTGCAAGTAGAGACACTGGAAAACAACTGTAAAGAGTACGGCATTACCGAATTCGATATGGCCGACATTCGCCAAGGCATCGTGCATGTGATCGGCCCGGAACAAGGCGCCACGCTGCCCGGCATGACCATCGTCTGCGGCGACTCCCATACTTCTACCCATGGCGCTTCGGCGGCTTTGGCGTTTGGTATCGGCACCTCCGAAGTCGAGCACGCACTGGCCACCCAGTGCCTGGTACAGAAAAAAGCGAAAAACATGTTGATCAAGGTCAACGGCAAAACCGGCCCAGGCGTCACCGCTAAGGACATCGTGTTGGCGATCATCGGCCAAATCGGCACAGCCGGCGGCAATGGCTACACCATCGAATTCGGCGGCGACGCGATTTGGTCTTTGTCGATGGAAGGCCGGATGACGGTCTGCAACATGGCTATCGAAGCGGGCGCCCGCGCCGGTTTGATTGCGGTCGATGACATTACCATCGATTACTATCAAGGCCGCCCCTATGCCCCCAAAGGCGATGATTGGAATATGGCTGTGCGTTACTGGCAAAACCTGCGCTCCGACAGCTATAGCGGCGATTTGTTCGACAAAGTCATCGACATCGATGCCGCAGCGATTAAACCGCAAGTCAGCTGGGGTACTTCGCCGGAAATGGTCGTAGCAGTCGATGCCAATGTGCCCGATCCTGCTCAAGAATCTGATCCAGTGAAACGCCAAAGCATCGAACGCGCTTTGCATTACATGGGTTTGCAAGCCGGTCAGAAAATTACCGACATCAAGCTGGACAAAGTTTTTATCGGTTCCTGCACCAATTCGCGCATCGAAGACTTGCGTGCCGCTGCGGCAGTCATCAAAGGCCGGAAAAAAGCGGCTTCCGTGAAACAGGTACTAATTGTGCCTGGCTCAGGCTTGATCAAGCAACAAGCCGAAGCTGAAGGACTGGACAAAATCTTCACCGCCGCCGATTTCGAATGGCGCGATCCTGGTTGCTCGATGTGCCTGGCGATGAACGCCGACCGCCTGGAAGCCGGCGAGCATTGCGCGTCGACTTCGAATCGTAACTTTGAAGGCCGGCAAGGCTACGGCGGCCGTACCCACTTGGTCAGCCCGGCCATGGCCGCGGCGGCGGCGATTGCGGGTCATTTTGTCAACATTGCGGAGGAAGTCGCATGA